The Brasilonema sennae CENA114 genome includes a region encoding these proteins:
- the rsmI gene encoding 16S rRNA (cytidine(1402)-2'-O)-methyltransferase, with amino-acid sequence MDIKPGTLYVVGTPIGNLEDMTFRAVKVLQTVDIIAAEDTRHTGRLLQHFQVRTPQVSYHEHNRSSRIPELLEELSNGKAIALVTDAGIPGISDPGYELIKVSVEAGITVVPIPGANAAMTALSAAGLPTDKFVFEGFLPVKSQQRRSHLEFLATEPRTLIFYESPHRLRETLEDLAEVFGNTRQIVIARELTKLYEEFLRGSIESAILHYSQREPQGEYTLVVGGTPPTQPQLSEEELKAELQKIMSQGISRSQASRQLAKEISFPRRQLYQLALSIKMPDQDSH; translated from the coding sequence ATGGATATAAAACCAGGAACACTTTACGTTGTCGGCACACCTATTGGTAACCTGGAAGATATGACATTCCGGGCAGTGAAAGTTTTGCAGACAGTGGATATCATTGCGGCGGAAGATACACGCCACACTGGTAGATTGTTACAACATTTTCAAGTGAGAACGCCACAGGTAAGTTACCATGAACACAACCGTAGTAGTCGGATTCCAGAGTTATTAGAGGAACTCAGTAACGGGAAAGCGATCGCTCTGGTGACTGATGCAGGTATACCAGGAATTTCTGATCCTGGATATGAACTCATTAAAGTTTCTGTTGAGGCTGGGATAACAGTTGTGCCAATTCCTGGTGCAAATGCAGCAATGACTGCATTAAGTGCAGCTGGATTACCAACGGATAAATTTGTTTTTGAAGGATTTTTACCAGTTAAAAGTCAACAGAGGCGATCGCACTTAGAATTCCTAGCAACAGAACCTCGCACACTCATTTTCTACGAGTCTCCCCACCGCCTACGCGAAACTTTGGAAGATTTAGCAGAAGTCTTTGGAAACACTCGCCAAATTGTCATCGCGCGGGAGTTAACTAAATTGTATGAGGAATTTTTGCGGGGAAGTATTGAATCAGCAATTCTTCATTACAGCCAACGCGAACCTCAAGGTGAATACACTTTGGTTGTGGGAGGAACACCACCTACTCAACCGCAACTTTCAGAAGAAGAACTCAAAGCAGAGTTGCAAAAGATCATGAGTCAGGGAATATCGCGATCGCAAGCCAGCCGTCAGTTAGCAAAAGAAATTTCCTTTCCCCGTCGTCAATTATATCAATTAGCTCTTTCTATCAAAATG